The following are from one region of the Advenella mimigardefordensis DPN7 genome:
- a CDS encoding alpha-hydroxy acid oxidase, producing the protein MTSSATQTLPPLRTIPPQIASVTDYERYAQERVSEANWAYLNSAAADQITRRDNRQAWDAIRLLNRNLMAMDGGNTELELFGERYAYPIFIAPVAYHRLVHPDGELATALAAQAMQAGMVLSTLSSISLENVATNTATPLWFQLYIQPEKKYTQSLVARAEAAGYKALVVTVDAPVTGMRNAEQRAQFVLPKGVTAANLADMPSPDVCTAVPGTSPIFGSGMVQALPTWDDIAWLVSITRLPVLVKGVLNPKDAQDALRVGAAGIIVSNHGGRVMDTLPATIEALPGVAEKVAGRVPILLDGGIRRGTDIVKALALGASAVLVGLPIIHGLAAAGAPGVAHVLHILRTELELAMVLCGCKNLGEINKEVIWQT; encoded by the coding sequence ATGACGTCTTCAGCTACCCAAACGTTACCCCCATTACGTACGATCCCACCGCAAATCGCCAGTGTTACCGATTACGAACGCTATGCGCAGGAGCGGGTGAGCGAAGCAAACTGGGCGTATCTGAACAGTGCCGCAGCCGATCAGATTACGCGTCGCGACAACCGGCAGGCCTGGGATGCGATTCGTTTGCTAAACCGAAATTTGATGGCGATGGATGGCGGCAATACCGAACTTGAACTGTTCGGTGAACGCTATGCATATCCCATCTTTATCGCGCCTGTGGCCTATCATCGCCTGGTTCACCCCGATGGTGAGCTGGCCACCGCGCTGGCTGCACAGGCAATGCAGGCGGGTATGGTACTGAGCACGCTATCCAGTATTTCTCTGGAAAACGTCGCAACAAATACAGCAACACCCTTGTGGTTTCAGCTCTACATTCAGCCCGAGAAAAAATATACACAAAGCCTGGTCGCCAGAGCCGAGGCAGCAGGCTACAAAGCGCTGGTGGTGACGGTTGACGCGCCGGTTACGGGGATGCGCAATGCCGAACAGCGTGCCCAGTTTGTTCTGCCAAAGGGAGTAACGGCTGCCAATCTGGCTGACATGCCTTCGCCTGATGTGTGCACGGCTGTGCCTGGCACGAGCCCGATATTCGGCAGCGGCATGGTTCAGGCGCTACCCACCTGGGACGATATTGCGTGGCTGGTGTCCATTACCCGATTGCCGGTCTTGGTAAAAGGCGTGCTTAACCCGAAAGATGCACAGGATGCGTTGCGTGTCGGCGCTGCTGGGATTATTGTTTCCAATCATGGCGGGCGGGTAATGGATACGCTGCCAGCCACCATTGAGGCTTTACCTGGCGTTGCTGAAAAAGTCGCTGGCAGGGTGCCCATTTTGCTGGATGGCGGCATCCGGCGCGGGACTGATATCGTAAAAGCGCTGGCACTGGGCGCATCGGCCGTGCTGGTCGGATTGCCCATCATCCATGGGCTGGCAGCCGCAGGGGCACCTGGTGTCGCGCACGTGCTGCATATACTGCGTACCGAACTGGAGCTTGCCATGGTACTTTGCGGCTGCAAAAATCTTGGCGAAATCAATAAAGAAGTGATCTGGCAGACATAG
- a CDS encoding NAD(P)H-dependent flavin oxidoreductase, translated as MTHSHSFTARLDIQPIIQAPMAGVSTPQLAAAVSSAGGLGSLGIGASTATQAALMIDETRALTSRPFNVNVFCHAPAARNVQREDAWLRHLAPLFAGVDAQTPIALDEIYKSFIDGTEVFELLLQKRPAVVSFHFGLPSMEQINALRAAGIFTLATATSLAEAASIEASGIDAIIAQGVEAGGHRGVFNPDGPDEQLGTTALLSLLLKHTKLPVIAAGGIMDGRGIQAALAAGAAAAQLGTAFVLCPESSANTAYRSALKSEAAATTRLTSAFSGRPARGIANSFITHCEKSGSPRPAAYPVAYDAAKQLNTVAAKQGNNSFAAHWAGTGAPLARALPAAQLLATLIEEMQQAQQTVKHQ; from the coding sequence ATGACCCATTCGCATTCGTTCACCGCAAGGCTGGACATTCAGCCCATCATCCAGGCACCAATGGCGGGCGTATCTACGCCGCAACTGGCTGCCGCCGTTTCCAGTGCGGGTGGCTTGGGTTCACTGGGCATCGGCGCCAGTACAGCCACGCAGGCCGCCCTGATGATCGATGAAACGCGGGCATTAACCTCGCGGCCATTTAACGTGAATGTATTCTGCCATGCCCCGGCAGCTCGGAACGTACAACGCGAAGACGCCTGGCTACGCCATCTGGCACCATTGTTTGCGGGCGTGGACGCACAAACGCCGATAGCCCTGGACGAAATCTATAAAAGCTTTATTGACGGCACAGAGGTTTTTGAACTCTTGCTGCAAAAACGCCCTGCTGTTGTCAGCTTTCATTTTGGCTTACCGTCAATGGAACAGATCAACGCCCTGCGAGCGGCAGGCATCTTCACACTCGCCACTGCAACCAGCCTGGCAGAAGCCGCGAGCATAGAGGCTAGCGGAATCGACGCCATCATCGCGCAGGGCGTTGAAGCCGGCGGCCATCGGGGCGTCTTCAATCCCGACGGACCGGATGAACAGCTTGGCACCACTGCATTGCTAAGCTTGTTGTTGAAACATACGAAGTTGCCTGTGATTGCCGCCGGCGGGATCATGGATGGACGAGGAATTCAGGCAGCGCTGGCTGCCGGCGCAGCCGCAGCACAACTGGGCACCGCCTTCGTACTGTGCCCCGAATCCAGCGCCAATACCGCCTACCGGAGCGCGCTCAAAAGTGAAGCAGCTGCAACAACGCGCCTGACCAGCGCGTTCTCGGGACGGCCCGCGCGTGGCATCGCCAATTCCTTCATCACTCATTGCGAAAAATCAGGCAGCCCGCGCCCCGCCGCTTATCCGGTAGCCTACGACGCAGCCAAGCAATTGAATACCGTCGCCGCAAAACAGGGAAACAACAGCTTCGCGGCGCACTGGGCCGGTACAGGCGCCCCGCTGGCGCGCGCGTTGCCTGCAGCACAATTGCTCGCAACATTAATTGAGGAAATGCAGCAGGCGCAGCAAACGGTCAAACATCAATGA
- a CDS encoding glutathione S-transferase family protein: protein MIPLITAFALSPDQGKGLARDARVRWALEEVGQPYDVRFLSFQAMKEPAHMALHPFGQIPTYEEGDFVLFESGAILLHLAEHHAGLLPDEANARMRCIGWIFAALNTVEPPLVEYTMARLFERDKPWYEARNVMLEDRLRVRLRQLSERLGDAQWLEGEFSVGDLMMVSVLLRLRSSCILNDYPNLAGYVARGEARPAYQRAFEAQLAVFLAASKG, encoded by the coding sequence ATGATTCCCCTCATCACGGCTTTTGCCTTATCTCCCGACCAGGGCAAGGGCCTGGCGCGCGATGCGCGCGTGCGCTGGGCGCTGGAAGAAGTTGGCCAACCCTATGATGTGCGTTTTCTATCGTTCCAGGCGATGAAGGAACCCGCGCATATGGCGCTGCATCCCTTTGGCCAGATTCCGACCTATGAAGAAGGTGACTTTGTACTCTTTGAGTCCGGCGCGATCCTGCTACATCTTGCCGAACATCATGCAGGTCTGTTGCCCGACGAAGCCAATGCCCGTATGCGTTGCATCGGCTGGATTTTTGCGGCGCTCAATACCGTTGAACCGCCCCTGGTCGAATACACCATGGCCAGACTCTTCGAGCGCGACAAGCCCTGGTATGAAGCGCGTAATGTGATGCTTGAAGACCGGTTACGCGTCCGGCTACGCCAACTGTCTGAGCGACTTGGTGATGCCCAGTGGCTGGAAGGGGAGTTCAGTGTGGGCGACCTGATGATGGTGTCGGTGCTGCTCAGGTTGCGCTCCTCATGCATCCTGAACGACTATCCAAATCTGGCCGGCTATGTGGCGCGCGGAGAAGCGCGACCTGCGTATCAACGGGCTTTTGAAGCTCAGTTGGCGGTGTTTCTTGCTGCATCGAAGGGTTAG
- a CDS encoding Bug family tripartite tricarboxylate transporter substrate binding protein: MNRRTVNKALLAALVSPGWSARALAKASLPDNKPLHILVPFNAGGTTDVLARAIAQGMSTLLKVPVVVENKPGASGTIAAGQVARARPDGTTLMLTTGSTATLIPHTISIKFDPLSTLRSVAVVGRTPLFLYAHPSIPAKTLPDLVQWIKAHPGKIAYGSYGAGTQGHFGGLILDHEAGIQMDHIPFSGGGPALQALVGGHIQLIFDAYTPGMEQVKAGHALALGASSPERSPYAPDVPTFRELGYPALEAISGFFGVFAPVNTPTEIVTLLNTTIEQVAASAEFRERLPMLGVLPPAAMTPEQMDAYVRKQNADWAQLVTKLEYKPGA; this comes from the coding sequence ATGAACAGACGAACGGTCAACAAGGCGTTGCTGGCGGCACTGGTCTCGCCGGGCTGGTCCGCGCGCGCGCTCGCAAAGGCGTCCCTGCCCGATAATAAGCCGCTGCATATTCTGGTGCCTTTCAATGCAGGCGGAACAACGGATGTGCTGGCAAGGGCAATCGCGCAGGGTATGAGTACGCTGCTGAAGGTGCCGGTGGTTGTCGAAAACAAACCGGGGGCGTCCGGCACGATTGCGGCCGGGCAGGTGGCGCGTGCCCGGCCCGACGGTACCACGCTCATGCTGACGACTGGCAGCACGGCAACGCTGATACCGCATACGATTTCGATCAAATTCGACCCGCTGAGTACGCTACGGTCGGTAGCTGTAGTCGGACGCACGCCTCTATTTCTCTATGCGCATCCGTCCATACCAGCTAAAACCCTTCCTGATCTGGTCCAGTGGATCAAGGCGCACCCGGGCAAGATTGCCTATGGTTCTTACGGTGCAGGTACGCAAGGTCATTTTGGCGGCCTTATTCTTGATCACGAGGCGGGCATTCAAATGGATCACATTCCTTTTTCGGGAGGGGGGCCGGCCTTGCAGGCATTGGTGGGTGGCCATATTCAATTGATTTTTGATGCGTATACACCAGGTATGGAACAGGTTAAAGCCGGCCATGCGCTGGCGCTGGGCGCATCCAGTCCTGAACGTAGTCCTTATGCACCAGACGTTCCGACGTTCCGTGAACTCGGATATCCGGCACTGGAAGCGATCAGTGGTTTTTTTGGCGTATTTGCACCGGTAAATACGCCTACCGAGATCGTTACATTGCTTAACACCACGATCGAACAGGTCGCCGCATCGGCAGAATTCAGGGAACGGCTTCCGATGCTTGGCGTATTGCCGCCAGCGGCCATGACACCTGAACAAATGGATGCCTACGTTCGCAAACAGAATGCCGACTGGGCGCAGCTGGTCACCAAACTTGAATACAAACCCGGCGCGTAG
- a CDS encoding crotonase/enoyl-CoA hydratase family protein: MTNEINTPEVTLTIEGHIAVISLNNVAKKNAITPELMMQLSQHLTTFDDDDSLWVAVLDPAGEHTTAGLDMPKFFGPTATAKPIPATQVDPFGLKRRCKKPVISVVHGITYTIGIEQMLASDIVIAADTARFCQLESKRGIAPLGGAHYRYLTRTGWGNAMYHLFLCDEFDAQEAYRCGFVQEVHPFGKHRERAMEIARLICKVAPIGLQVTKQAALTFIEHGEKTAIDIVPSIREKVFATEDFKEGIKSFVERREANFQGR, encoded by the coding sequence ATGACAAATGAAATCAATACCCCCGAAGTGACCTTAACGATTGAAGGTCACATTGCGGTCATCTCCCTGAATAACGTGGCTAAAAAAAATGCCATTACGCCAGAACTCATGATGCAGCTGTCGCAGCATCTGACGACGTTTGATGATGACGATAGTTTGTGGGTTGCCGTGCTGGATCCGGCCGGCGAACACACGACAGCGGGCCTGGATATGCCCAAATTTTTTGGTCCCACGGCAACCGCTAAACCCATTCCGGCGACACAGGTGGACCCTTTCGGCCTTAAACGCCGTTGCAAAAAACCGGTCATTTCAGTTGTACACGGAATTACATACACGATTGGTATCGAACAAATGCTGGCGTCAGATATCGTGATTGCGGCAGATACCGCACGCTTCTGCCAGCTTGAGTCCAAGCGCGGTATTGCGCCTTTGGGCGGCGCGCACTATCGCTATCTGACGCGGACCGGCTGGGGCAATGCCATGTATCACTTGTTCCTGTGCGACGAGTTCGACGCGCAGGAAGCTTACCGTTGCGGCTTTGTGCAGGAAGTGCATCCATTTGGCAAGCATCGAGAGCGTGCGATGGAGATTGCGCGGCTGATCTGCAAGGTTGCTCCTATCGGTCTGCAGGTGACCAAGCAGGCGGCGCTGACTTTCATTGAGCATGGCGAGAAAACGGCGATTGATATTGTGCCGTCGATTCGTGAAAAAGTGTTTGCGACCGAGGACTTTAAAGAAGGCATCAAATCCTTCGTGGAGCGTCGTGAAGCCAATTTCCAGGGCCGATAA
- a CDS encoding acyl-CoA dehydrogenase, whose product MATEYIAPVEEFVFLLDEVIGPELEQADSDLSGDDVRQILDEAARFFQEVWAPLDTVGDEQGCVFRDGAVTTPAGFRQAYAAFLDAGWNSVAAPAEFGGAGLSELIGQAVREFASSSCNSLGLYSGLTNGAHATIRRNGAPWMLEHVVPFMVAGKWTGTMCLTEPHCGTDLRLMTTRARPEEDGTYRLTGTKIFISGGDHDLADNIIHLVLAKLPDENGAYSNDLSSVSLFLVPKFKVDPISGALGAANGVQVGGVEHKMGLKGNATCTLNFEGSIGYRLGRSDTGTCTSSSGMRGMFEMMNSARLGTGLQALASAQRAYTHAANYARERLAGRAGNPADRSGAPADPIIVHPDVRRLLIKQASFIEAGRALGLLVRGWLDEAGSGERARRGAVGRFLTPVIKAFFSDRAFESSNDAMQLMGGHGYIRENGVEQLVRDGRIFQLYEGANGVQALDLVLRKLGADNGVAFFSFLSMVREAGQNIGPDSSLLPHADALMAALQILEECGRWFLDDSRDAYDAGASSYDFLTMIGIFSCGYMWLLMALRAEARLRSSPQDAFSQRKLHLAQYWFDRELPMIASLKVRVQTGHACLMGLPAELF is encoded by the coding sequence ATGGCTACTGAGTATATCGCGCCAGTCGAGGAGTTCGTTTTTCTCCTGGATGAGGTGATTGGTCCCGAACTGGAACAGGCCGATTCAGATCTGTCGGGCGACGACGTCCGGCAGATTCTGGACGAGGCTGCCCGGTTCTTCCAGGAGGTCTGGGCGCCGCTGGATACGGTGGGGGATGAACAGGGATGCGTGTTTCGGGATGGTGCCGTGACCACGCCCGCCGGGTTCCGGCAGGCTTATGCTGCCTTTCTTGATGCGGGATGGAATAGCGTTGCTGCGCCGGCGGAGTTTGGTGGTGCGGGCCTGTCAGAACTGATCGGACAGGCAGTACGGGAGTTTGCATCGTCTTCCTGCAATTCGCTGGGCCTGTATTCCGGCCTGACCAATGGTGCCCATGCCACTATCCGACGCAACGGCGCACCCTGGATGCTGGAACATGTTGTGCCGTTCATGGTTGCCGGAAAATGGACGGGAACCATGTGCCTGACCGAGCCACATTGCGGCACCGATCTGCGCCTGATGACGACCCGGGCCAGGCCGGAGGAGGATGGCACCTATCGTCTGACGGGAACGAAAATATTCATTTCCGGTGGCGATCACGATCTGGCAGACAATATCATTCACCTGGTATTAGCAAAACTGCCGGATGAAAATGGTGCCTATTCAAACGATCTGTCTTCAGTGAGCTTGTTTCTGGTGCCCAAATTCAAGGTTGACCCGATTTCAGGTGCACTTGGCGCAGCCAATGGCGTGCAAGTAGGCGGGGTTGAGCACAAGATGGGACTGAAGGGCAATGCCACCTGCACTCTCAACTTTGAGGGTTCGATTGGCTATCGTTTGGGCCGTAGCGATACCGGCACATGTACATCCTCTTCAGGCATGAGGGGTATGTTCGAAATGATGAATTCGGCTCGGCTGGGAACCGGCCTGCAGGCGCTGGCCAGCGCCCAGCGCGCCTATACCCATGCGGCCAATTATGCGCGTGAAAGGCTGGCGGGACGGGCAGGCAATCCGGCTGATCGCAGCGGCGCGCCGGCTGATCCGATTATTGTTCATCCAGACGTGCGGCGGCTGTTGATTAAGCAGGCCTCTTTTATCGAGGCCGGGCGTGCGCTGGGATTACTGGTGCGTGGCTGGCTGGATGAAGCCGGTAGCGGAGAGCGAGCACGGCGCGGTGCTGTCGGACGATTTTTGACGCCGGTGATCAAAGCCTTTTTCAGCGATCGTGCATTTGAATCGTCCAACGATGCGATGCAATTGATGGGCGGCCATGGTTATATTCGCGAAAATGGCGTCGAACAATTGGTGCGAGATGGGCGTATCTTTCAATTGTATGAGGGAGCCAACGGTGTGCAGGCGCTTGACCTCGTGCTGCGTAAGTTGGGCGCAGACAACGGAGTTGCGTTTTTTTCCTTCCTGAGCATGGTACGGGAAGCGGGGCAGAATATTGGCCCCGACAGCTCACTTTTGCCTCATGCAGATGCGCTGATGGCTGCCTTACAAATACTAGAGGAGTGTGGGCGCTGGTTTCTTGATGATAGCCGAGACGCTTATGATGCCGGTGCGTCATCGTATGATTTTCTGACGATGATCGGCATTTTTTCTTGTGGCTATATGTGGTTGTTGATGGCGCTGCGCGCGGAAGCACGTCTTCGATCCAGCCCTCAGGATGCGTTCAGTCAACGTAAATTGCACCTTGCTCAGTATTGGTTTGATCGGGAGCTACCTATGATAGCGTCATTAAAGGTGCGAGTACAAACCGGGCATGCATGTTTGATGGGCTTGCCGGCCGAGCTGTTTTAA
- a CDS encoding TonB-dependent receptor: MNNPENSPSATGPALLGKESFAPAFKRRLAPGALITGAMALAPVYAQQATVTEAAAAPGIHAGTLAPVVAADEAGYQARQVQTRKFGATLQETPKSITVIPEQLMRDRGASSLADVLRTTPGITLGSGEGGTPTGDRPFIRGYEASTDIFIDGARDYARGSHETFNVESVEVVKGPSSVLSGRGGTGGSINLVTKAPKLDNFFDVTAGYGTSGQWRTTIDGNYQFSDSGAIRLNAMKMGGEVPGRDGVDIDRWGVAPSIAFGLNTPTRLTLSYSHIENNDMPDLGVPFSNAANPERVTPPKVDRDNFYGRHNVDFRENVTDTATAIIEHDINSNFTVRNLTRYGRSLNHYLMTRPSFDNCAAGAGAPCADEGPGAQFTRLDRARWRSSESLVNQTDLYGTFYTGSVKHNLTVGFEFGKEDVYSKTMSGTPITSRAGELDSLYSPDPGRDYSYNLIYGPKEKDGDIKTRSLYLFDTLELNPQWALNLGVRFDQFRVQNSTDSRKDSFVNYQAGVVYKPVPYGSIYLTYSTSSNPSGENLGQNGGADGAAGAAQIRDLKPERSRSWELGTKWDLLDQRLSVTGAVFQTDKTDARTTDPLTGDVTLGGSNRVRGIELGVAGSITPKWDIWASWSWLDPKIKEYRNGQNVYDGNQMKFIARQSASLWTTYKVLPQVTIGGGATYMGKRYVDDANVYRLPSYWRYDAMVRYDVNSNLSFQLNANNLTNNEVYDASHVGIFANIGPGRSYMLTASYKF, encoded by the coding sequence ATGAACAACCCTGAAAATAGTCCGTCGGCGACGGGTCCTGCGCTGCTGGGAAAAGAAAGTTTTGCCCCGGCGTTCAAACGCAGACTGGCGCCTGGTGCGCTGATAACCGGTGCAATGGCGCTTGCGCCTGTGTATGCGCAACAAGCCACAGTTACAGAAGCGGCTGCTGCTCCCGGTATTCACGCAGGGACATTGGCGCCCGTGGTAGCAGCGGATGAGGCAGGTTATCAGGCCAGGCAAGTGCAAACCAGAAAATTCGGTGCCACTCTGCAGGAGACACCTAAATCCATTACCGTTATTCCCGAACAGCTGATGCGTGATCGCGGTGCGTCCTCTTTGGCCGACGTGCTGCGCACGACGCCCGGCATTACGCTGGGTTCCGGCGAGGGCGGTACGCCTACCGGTGATCGTCCTTTCATCCGTGGCTACGAAGCCAGTACTGATATTTTTATTGACGGCGCGCGCGATTACGCCCGTGGTTCGCATGAAACATTCAACGTGGAGTCTGTCGAGGTCGTCAAAGGCCCCAGCTCTGTTTTATCAGGCCGTGGCGGTACCGGGGGCAGTATTAACCTGGTGACCAAAGCGCCCAAGCTCGACAACTTCTTCGATGTGACCGCCGGTTATGGTACTTCCGGTCAATGGCGCACCACGATTGACGGCAACTATCAATTCTCCGATAGCGGGGCGATTCGCCTGAATGCCATGAAGATGGGGGGTGAAGTGCCCGGTCGTGATGGCGTGGATATTGATCGCTGGGGTGTTGCGCCTTCGATCGCGTTTGGTCTGAATACGCCAACCCGGCTGACGCTGAGCTATTCGCACATTGAAAATAATGACATGCCTGATCTGGGCGTACCGTTTTCCAATGCCGCCAATCCAGAGCGGGTCACACCGCCAAAGGTCGATCGTGACAATTTCTATGGTCGCCACAATGTTGATTTCCGTGAAAACGTAACAGATACGGCCACAGCGATCATTGAACACGATATCAATAGCAATTTTACGGTCCGCAACCTGACGCGCTATGGTCGTTCCCTGAATCACTATTTAATGACGCGCCCGTCGTTTGACAATTGTGCAGCCGGTGCAGGTGCACCTTGCGCGGATGAAGGACCCGGTGCGCAGTTCACAAGGCTGGATCGCGCGCGCTGGCGTTCCAGCGAATCGCTGGTCAATCAGACAGATTTGTATGGCACGTTCTACACAGGGTCGGTTAAACACAATTTAACGGTTGGCTTCGAGTTTGGAAAAGAAGATGTTTATTCCAAAACAATGTCCGGCACGCCTATTACCTCGCGTGCCGGTGAACTGGACTCTCTGTACAGTCCGGATCCCGGACGTGACTACAGCTATAACCTGATTTACGGACCCAAGGAAAAGGACGGCGATATCAAGACGCGTTCGTTGTATCTGTTTGATACGCTGGAGCTGAATCCGCAATGGGCGCTGAATCTGGGTGTGCGTTTCGACCAGTTCCGTGTGCAGAACAGCACGGACAGCCGCAAGGATAGTTTCGTGAATTATCAGGCGGGCGTTGTGTACAAACCGGTACCCTATGGCAGTATCTATCTGACCTATAGCACCTCTTCCAATCCATCAGGTGAAAACCTGGGCCAGAACGGGGGCGCAGATGGTGCGGCCGGTGCGGCGCAGATTCGTGATCTGAAGCCCGAGCGCAGTCGCAGCTGGGAACTGGGAACCAAGTGGGATTTGCTTGACCAGCGCCTGTCTGTGACCGGCGCGGTGTTCCAGACCGATAAAACCGATGCGCGTACAACCGATCCCCTTACTGGTGATGTGACGCTAGGCGGCAGCAATCGCGTGCGTGGTATTGAACTGGGTGTCGCCGGTTCAATCACACCCAAATGGGATATCTGGGCCTCGTGGTCGTGGCTGGATCCGAAGATTAAGGAATATCGCAATGGCCAGAACGTCTATGACGGCAACCAGATGAAATTCATTGCCCGTCAGAGCGCCAGCCTGTGGACCACCTATAAGGTTCTGCCGCAAGTGACTATTGGCGGTGGTGCTACCTACATGGGCAAGCGTTATGTGGACGACGCCAATGTATACCGGTTGCCTTCCTATTGGCGGTATGATGCCATGGTCCGTTATGATGTGAACAGCAACCTGTCGTTCCAGCTTAACGCCAACAACCTGACCAACAACGAGGTCTATGACGCCTCTCACGTGGGTATCTTCGCCAATATCGGACCTGGCCGTTCGTACATGCTCACGGCATCCTATAAATTCTAA
- a CDS encoding Fe2+-dependent dioxygenase, which translates to MLVNIPDLLSADVVMQLRKQLGLGQWVDGRGTSGYIAASQKKNLQLAETDPQAISVGNHILDKLSQNARFISATLPLKILSPMFNAYASEQEYGFHIDNAIRVDPHTGERIRADISATLFLSEPDEYEGGELIIQDTYGEQRVKMPAGHMVVYPSTSLHRVTPVTRGKRVAAVLWIQSMVCDDAQRAMLFEMDNTIQQLAGELGEHSSVVSLTGIYHNLVRRWASV; encoded by the coding sequence ATGTTAGTGAACATTCCCGATTTGTTATCTGCCGACGTTGTGATGCAACTGCGCAAGCAATTGGGCCTGGGGCAATGGGTGGACGGCAGAGGCACCTCTGGTTACATCGCAGCGAGTCAGAAAAAAAACCTGCAACTGGCAGAGACCGATCCGCAGGCGATCAGTGTTGGTAATCACATTCTTGATAAACTCAGCCAGAATGCCAGATTCATTTCAGCGACTTTGCCGTTGAAGATTCTTAGCCCCATGTTCAACGCTTACGCCAGTGAGCAGGAATACGGTTTTCATATTGACAATGCGATACGTGTCGATCCACACACAGGTGAACGTATTCGTGCTGATATCTCGGCAACGCTTTTTCTGAGCGAGCCTGATGAATACGAGGGCGGCGAGCTGATCATACAGGACACTTACGGCGAGCAGCGCGTCAAAATGCCGGCGGGTCATATGGTGGTGTACCCATCCACCAGCCTGCACCGAGTGACACCCGTGACTCGCGGAAAACGTGTGGCGGCTGTTTTATGGATACAAAGCATGGTGTGCGATGACGCGCAGCGAGCGATGTTATTTGAAATGGACAATACCATTCAGCAATTGGCCGGGGAACTGGGTGAGCATAGTAGCGTGGTGTCGTTAACGGGCATTTATCATAATCTGGTTCGACGCTGGGCGAGTGTTTAG
- a CDS encoding LysR family transcriptional regulator, with product MNLESLRIFIAVAADSSITQASARLGRAPSNVTTRIQQLESDLGVPLFVRTGKRLTLSVAGERFLDYARRMLMLADEARQVVTGGEHGGVLHIGCMESTAASRLPAVLAAYHVDFPGTELQVMTGTSGSLLEQVRTGGQDCAFAALPSALQGAGALAELGLSAKPIWRESLVLLLPESEAGVNAPAQVRTRSLAAFKAGCTYRAIAQEALGVAEDPEWKVQELGSYHGMIACVAAGACVALLPESVLSLTKTPTGLKTLPLGHADTCLVWRTGYDVPAFQHLLEQLDGVPV from the coding sequence ATGAATCTCGAATCCCTGCGTATTTTTATTGCAGTGGCGGCCGACTCAAGTATTACTCAGGCTTCGGCCCGGCTGGGACGGGCGCCGTCGAACGTCACAACCCGTATTCAGCAACTGGAATCGGATCTGGGTGTGCCGCTGTTTGTACGTACCGGCAAGCGGCTGACGCTGTCCGTGGCGGGAGAGCGTTTTCTGGACTATGCCCGGCGTATGCTGATGCTTGCAGATGAGGCCCGACAAGTGGTGACGGGTGGTGAGCATGGCGGGGTGTTGCATATCGGCTGTATGGAAAGCACCGCTGCCAGCAGGCTGCCGGCCGTGCTGGCGGCGTATCACGTCGATTTTCCTGGCACGGAATTGCAGGTGATGACCGGTACATCCGGCTCGTTGCTGGAACAGGTGCGCACCGGTGGCCAGGATTGCGCCTTCGCGGCGCTGCCATCCGCATTGCAGGGGGCGGGTGCGCTGGCTGAACTGGGTTTGTCTGCGAAGCCGATATGGCGAGAGTCGCTTGTGTTGCTGCTCCCCGAGAGCGAAGCGGGAGTGAATGCGCCAGCACAGGTGCGCACGCGTTCACTGGCTGCATTCAAGGCGGGCTGTACTTATCGGGCCATCGCGCAAGAAGCGCTGGGCGTTGCTGAAGACCCCGAATGGAAAGTTCAGGAGCTTGGCTCCTATCATGGCATGATTGCCTGCGTGGCAGCGGGCGCCTGCGTGGCGTTGCTACCGGAAAGCGTTCTATCCTTAACGAAAACGCCGACCGGATTGAAGACACTCCCGTTAGGACATGCTGACACATGCCTGGTCTGGCGGACCGGCTACGATGTCCCGGCCTTTCAGCATCTGCTTGAACAACTGGATGGGGTGCCGGTATGA